A segment of the Anaerolineae bacterium genome:
ATACTTTGAACGCCCTTGTTTGCGGTTATTGACGCCAGTGGTATCTAGCGAACCGCGCACAATATGATAACGAACACCCGGCAAATCTTTTACACGGCCGCCGCGCACCAAGACCACCGAGTGCTCCTGCAGGGTATGCCCTTCGCCAGGAATATAGGCCGTAACTTCGATGCCGTTGGTAAGGCGCACACGAGCAATCTTGCGCAAAGCCGAATTCGGCTTCTTCGGCGTCATCGTACGGACAACCGTACAAACCCCTCGTTTTTGAGGGGCGCCTTTCGCCTGGCGCTTGCGTTGCTGTTTCATTGAGTTCAGTGTATAGAGCAAAGCCGGCGCTTTGCTTTTCTCTTTTTTCGACTGGCGTCCTTTGCGCACAAGTTGATTAATTGTTGGCACGTTTGCCTCCAAGAAAACAATCTAATAAATCTATTCCATCAAGGGAGGCCATCCAACGTACGATGGCCTCGCCCTTGAAACCACATCGAAAGCCGCTTCAATTGTCTGGCAAATTCACCGTATTGAAACGGCGAACGGGGA
Coding sequences within it:
- a CDS encoding SSU ribosomal protein S12p (S23e); amino-acid sequence: MPTINQLVRKGRQSKKEKSKAPALLYTLNSMKQQRKRQAKGAPQKRGVCTVVRTMTPKKPNSALRKIARVRLTNGIEVTAYIPGEGHTLQEHSVVLVRGGRVKDLPGVRYHIVRGSLDTTGVNNRKQGRSKYGSKRPK